TCTTGCAGGGATTTGAAACAAAGACTGATGATCTTACTTGCTGTCAGCAACGATCTACACGCCGATATCCACTTTCCCTTCTGCAGACTGCTGAACGGCTAATTGTTGGACGCTGAATTGTTGGAGTTGGTTGCCCTGGACGGGCTGAAGAACGCTGTTTCTCAAGTATATACATGCAGTCCCAGCTTATCTTGTTCCTCTTGAAAAACTCATCATATTCAGTGCCGACTGTCCCTCACGGCTCAGCCACAGGAATGGTCGCATAGTAGGCCATCGCCTTGACATTGGCCTCTGCACTCATCGGCTTGCCCTCCTCCGACATCTCGCTCATGAGCTTGAAATAATTGACATAAAACGCCGGCGAGTACGTGCTGAAGATCTTGGCCGTTCCTGGTCCGATGTTCGAGAAGGTGTGCGGGCTGCGAGTTGGCACGACGACATAGTCGCCTGCATGGGCGTCGACCGGGTCCTTTCCAGGGATATGGAACCTCACAACGCCCTCCGTGACGAGGAATGACTCGTCGTGCATTTCGTGCCAGTGTGGCGGTGGCCCTCGTGTGCCTTCTGGGATTATAATCTCGGCAGCGCTGAAGCGCATGTCTGCTCGCAGTCCATGAGTTACTATACCAGTCTGAGACGGAGGAGTTTACCTGTGTTCGAGCCATCTTCCATTATTCGGAGTTTCAAATGTCCCAGAGTAAGGACATCGCCTCCCTTTACAGGGACAAAGCTGACAGGCCGATCGGGGACCTCCACAAGTGGTTTCGTCTGCTTGgtcatggtgttgatgttggtgcTGTTTCGTATTCCGGTGATGATTGTTCGTGTTGACTTGACATAGAAGTGGCCCATGTGACTTTTTAAAGTAAATCCAGGAGATGCTTAGCTTCTGTTTGGGCTTATCGGTGTCTCGATATCTTGGTCATCTTGTCTGGGTCTCGCCCCTGGGATCCGCAAATATCGGGTAAAGTGGTACCCTCCTGTGGCATCAGCGGCACCTCACTCCTTCAGAAAGTTTATAAGCAACGGTACGAGAAGCTCGCCGGTAATACACACCGAAACAGCCGGGTTCTGCCAACTTCAGTGTGGTGGTGGATCGAATTTACATCGCCGTGTTATCCGATGAGGCCGGTGGTTCTGCAGAAGCCCTGAAGTGGACAAGATGGATAGACATGGGGCCGTGAGATGCAACCGTCTCATCAATCTCGACGACTAAGCTGAGTAGCCGTATTAGCTGCATAATACCATACTTTCGGTACTTCTTTTTGTCGTTATTCCCGAGTTCTGCTGAATATAGCCAGCCCCGTTTCCCAGATTGGTCTTTCTTCACACACCCCTGCAATTGCTTATTGTCTTCGTGCATATTATCAATCCCATTGTCTAATTCAAAATTCAGAAATGGCAATTCCTCATACGACAGacaaaatcatcatcatcggtgCTGGACCTGGTGGTCTGGTCCTTGCCCATTGCCTACGAAAACACGGCATTCCATACGAGATTTTCGAGCGCGAGAACGCCAGTCAACCCAGAAAGCAGGGATGGGCGGTTGCATTGATTGAGTAATTTAATCCATGTTCATGCCAACCTCTTGATATTGACCGCGAACAGATCGCTTCCTGACCTGGAGGCATCTCTCCCAGCAGAAGTCTTCCAGCGACTTCCCACTGCAAGTGTCAATCGCAACATGGACAGCAACGATGTCTTCAGCATTATCGACAGCAAGACCGGCAAGACGACAGCTGCGGTCGGGGGCGAAAACTACCCCAGTCCTCGCTGCCTGCTGCGAGTCAACCGTCAAGCCTTCCGCCAGGTGCTGTGCGAGGGCATCCACGTCCAGAACGACAAGGAGCTCGACTACTACGAAGagttcgacgacggcgttATTGTGCATTTCAAAGACGGCACTTCCACCACTGGCTCTCTTCTCGTTGGGGCTGATGGCGCTCACAGCGCTGGTACTCCGTCCTATCTATCTTTACTCGCATATTATAAAGTACTGACTCGCTGCAGTCCGCAAACAACTCTACAAAACCGCCCAACTATCCCAGAGCAgcttcatccccatcgccgcAGAACTCCATCTAAGCAAAGAGCAATACGAACCTCTCCACAAAATCGGCTCTGCGGGACTCTTCTCCTACGGCCCCAACCTTCGCTACCTGATCGGCCTGCTCAGCGTCTCAGAAGACCGCTCTTCAGCGCTCTACTACTGGGCCTGCTGTATCCGCAGCGCCACCCCGAAGAAGGAATGGGAGTGGGTGCGCACCGCTACCAGCGAACAGCTGCACGCCCGCTGCGTCACCGAAACAAAGGACTTCGCGCCGTATCTTACGGATATCATCCGTCTCACCAAGCCGGAGAATATGGTCCAGCCGCCTGTGCGGTTTGTCGAGTTTACACTGCCCGAGGAGCCGTCCGGGTCCGAGAGGGTGACGCTGCTTGGTGATGCGGCGCATGTTATGGTGCCGTTTTATCTTGCTGGGGCGAATACCGCTGTGCGCGATGCTTGTGATCTGGCACGGTGTATTGCTGGGAGTCCTGGGGATTCGGGGAATGTGATTCGCGAGTATGAGGATCGGATGCTGACGAGGGGGCGGCAGATGGTGTTGCGTAGTCGTAAGGCTGGTCAGGATGCGACTCTGGATAGTATTGTGCTTAGGGCTAATGAGGAGGGGTCGGGGATTCTTTGGTAGTGTGAATTCTTCGGTTATTAGTTTGCTCCAGATACGAGTCCTTGCTGAACCAATGCATACTAAAAGTAGCGGTGCAAGCCCACCATACAGTCAATGAGTACCTcctgatgagacgctagaccactacaccaaaaggccttgcaaggctggtggctagccagctatctccaacaccgTCTAGTATCAGCCATCATGTCCAAGTATGTTATCCCGTTGTGGTGGGCAGCTAGAGCTTAACTATTGTGTACTACATCCATCTCAGCACGATATTGTGCTTACAACGGGATGCGTGGCATAGGAAGAGCCATCTACCACCGGCAATTGTAAATCTCCAGATTCCGAATATCTTCAAACTCCGAGGCTAGACCATCCGTGTGTTGGGACGATGTGCAGCATGATTATGTTGAGACGCATCCTTCGGGGCAACCATCGGGTAAAGTGGTACAgccagctgctcttcttgaTAATCATGAATAACTGGAGCGGTACTTGTAACAAACAGTCTGAGTACGTATAAAAGATTATCTTATACCAGTCTCAATCTTAAACCGGGACTAGTAAAACTATCAGCCAACATGTCAACATCGAGCCAGGTCAAGATCGATACCCACCACCACTTCATCCCTGATTTCTACAGAAAGGGTATTAACCAGCTCCAAACTTAACCTCAACAGACTAACCAACTATCCCAGCGGTCGAAAATGCCGGCGGAGACCCCTCCGGCTTCCCAACTCCAGAATGGACCCCCGAGTCCGACCAAGCAGCCATGCAGACAAACGGGATAAAAACATCCATCCTGTCCATAACATCCCCAGGCCCAGTAATCGCCGGCAGCGACGCAGACGCACGCACTCTAGCCCGGCAAGCAAACGAATACGCTGCATCCCTCCGCGACGCCCACCCCTCCCAATacggcttcttcgccgccatGCCCAACCTGCTCGACACGCAGGGCACTCTCGCCGAAATCTCGCACGCCTTCGACACCCTCCACGCCGACGGCgtcaccctcttcacccgCTACGGCGTCAAGAAC
Above is a window of Aspergillus puulaauensis MK2 DNA, chromosome 2, nearly complete sequence DNA encoding:
- a CDS encoding uncharacterized protein (COG:S;~EggNog:ENOG410PS2S;~InterPro:IPR014710,IPR011051,IPR013096;~PFAM:PF07883), which produces MTKQTKPLVEVPDRPVSFVPVKGGDVLTLGHLKLRIMEDGSNTDMRFSAAEIIIPEGTRGPPPHWHEMHDESFLVTEGVVRFHIPGKDPVDAHAGDYVVVPTRSPHTFSNIGPGTAKIFSTYSPAFYVNYFKLMSEMSEEGKPMSAEANVKAMAYYATIPVAEP
- a CDS encoding FAD-dependent oxidoreductase (COG:S;~EggNog:ENOG410PR9Z;~InterPro:IPR036188,IPR002938;~PFAM:PF01494;~go_function: GO:0071949 - FAD binding [Evidence IEA]), with protein sequence MAIPHTTDKIIIIGAGPGGLVLAHCLRKHGIPYEIFERENASQPRKQGWAVALIESLPDLEASLPAEVFQRLPTASVNRNMDSNDVFSIIDSKTGKTTAAVGGENYPSPRCLLRVNRQAFRQVLCEGIHVQNDKELDYYEEFDDGVIVHFKDGTSTTGSLLVGADGAHSAVRKQLYKTAQLSQSSFIPIAAELHLSKEQYEPLHKIGSAGLFSYGPNLRYLIGLLSVSEDRSSALYYWACCIRSATPKKEWEWVRTATSEQLHARCVTETKDFAPYLTDIIRLTKPENMVQPPVRFVEFTLPEEPSGSERVTLLGDAAHVMVPFYLAGANTAVRDACDLARCIAGSPGDSGNVIREYEDRMLTRGRQMVLRSRKAGQDATLDSIVLRANEEGSGILW